In Sphaerospermopsis torques-reginae ITEP-024, the genomic window GCAGTATCAGCAATTGATATTTCCAGAAGTCTTAGTGGCATAGATTTTCCTGCAAATAAAGAAGATTTGGTTAACCATGCCAGACAGAAAAATGCAAGTCAGGAAGTAATTGACGTTCTCCGACAAATGCCAGAGCGTGAATATGAAAACATGGCAGACGTGGAACACGAATTTGGTCAAGTTAGATAATTTTTGAATAAGGTTCTGTTCTTGTCTGTCTATTTCATTAGCTACTTTTTGGCATTTAATTCATAGTGGGACTTAGGCAAAAAATATTGATAATTTATGTTTAAGTCCCACTATTCATTGATTTTTATAAATTCTCTCAGATTTTTTATTATATTTTCACTAATATCACCAGCAACGAAGCAAATATTTGGACAGGATATATCTCCACTGAGCAAATTTTCTAAAAGAATATGACACAAATCCATATTATTTGAATTATGACGTTGAAACTCTGCTTGAGCATCTGGAGATAATTCGACTGCTGTAATAATAACTCCTGCAAAAATATGCTCACGTCGTAAATCTTCCACAAACGCATTCAGCGTCTTTCTTGAAAATTTATCTTTTTCGATCTTGATGTTAAAACCAGCTTGAGTTTCTACCCATGTAAATTTCTCATTAACTGTTTCTACAGCTATCTCGGAACCATCTAACATACGCTTTAATTTCTGTCTAATAATACGTTCCTTAATGCGAATGGGAATTCTGCCATCTATACCTCCGTCTGTATGACCTCTACGTTGAGGAAGTCCAGTAACTTGAGGTGTAGGATCACCCCCTAAAACTTGAACAATACGATTAGCAATCTCACGTTTTTCTTCAGGTGTTAAAGAAATTAAATGTTCAACTAACTTTTTTTGTAGATTGCCCATTATTACCGATTGAATGTGCTAATAAATCTAAACAAAGACGCAAGACAAGATTAATAACATCCTCTGTTGTTAAAGGATATTTACCATTCAGAAACTGAATTTCAGAACCCAGAATTAAGACCATCCATCGTGGAATTGTTACTTGCTGTAACTTCTCCATGTTAGTAGTTGACTTTTGAGATATTACTTCTATTAATTTTTTAGCTGATTTATACTGTATCTGATCTATGATACTCTGTTGAATATTTAATTTTTTTGTAGAAGTAATAGCAAAGGCTAATTCAATTAGTTTGTCTACTGACTTTGTAGAAAGATAATTACCGAGTTTATCAATCAACTCTTGCTCAAGTAAATTCGAGTCGAATGTGATGGATATCCCTTTTAAATTTCCTGATACTTGGTTTTGTAGTGTCTCAGTCAGCTTAGACATAAATTTTCTCACATATCAAGTTCAGCAAGAACAGAGCGTAGACTTTGCGAGAATATTTCATCCGATGTAAAGTCTAAAGGGGACAAGTTTACAAACGGCAACCAATGAGAAGATAAAAATTCCTCAATTCCAGAGTTTTGTAGCAATTTGGATACGTTCTGGTGAAGTTGCTCATAATCATCATTAGCCGGAAATCTATTGTTAACAATAATTCTGGCTTTCGGAACAATATCAACCAGAAGACCAAAGTTCAGGAGGGATGCCGTTTCTTTAACTATATCCTCTAATCCTATAGGATCATACTGAGGTACAACAGGAACAATTAACCTCCATCCTGGTTTTGTAACTACAGTAACAGGTACTTCATAGTAATCGTCTGTATCCGCAACCAGAAAGTCATAATTATTTGCACCAGGAAAAGAATCTGGTAAGGGTTCTGTTTCTCTAATATCTATCTTATTTTTGTCATTTGCAAAGTGACCTGTAGATTCTAAGAACTTACCCATTCGGCTTCTTCCAGCCAAGTCTAAAGCCCAAACACGGTAGTTTTGCTGGGCTAGTAGTAAAGCAATATTTGTAGCAACTGTTGTTTTTCCTACTCCACCCTTGGTTGCATTTACTACTATTTTCAGCACTCTTGTTACTCCATTGCGTGAGAAATATAGTTCTGCATTAAGCTTAATATTAAAAAACTGCTTTCTTGTCTAACTTGGCAACTCTCCAGTATTACGAATATTCTTCAATTCCACACCATCAACAGTCCGCTTAATCAAACCAGTTAAAACGTTACCTGGTCCAATTTCTACTACTTTTGTAATACCAAATTCTGGTAATTGTAATGCAATTTCTCTCCACCGTACTGAACCAGTCATTTGTTGAGTTAAACGCTGTTTTAAAATTTCTGCATCAGTTGTAGGCACAGGATCAACATTAGAAGAAACGGGAACTTCTGCTGTTTGGAAAACTATGCTATCTAATATTTCTTGAAATTCCTGTGATGCTGCTTGCATTAAATGGGAATGAAATGCACCGGAAACTTTTAAAGGTAATGCCCGTTTTGCTTTGACATTAGACATTACAGTTTGTAAAGCTTCGGGAGTTCCTGAAATTACGACTTGTGCGGGACTATTATCATTTGCTAACACTACATCCGGGGTTTCTGCAATTAATTTTTCTAATTGTTCCCGATCAAAATTAAGTAATGCTGCCATCATTCCCCCAGCAGTATTATCCATAATTTCTGCACGACGTTTAACTAATTGTAAACCTGTACACCAGTCAAAAACACCAGCAACATAAAGAGCAATATATTCTCCTAAACTGTGACCGGCAACTAAATCTGGTTTTTCTCCTTTTTCTCGTAATAAGTCCGCAAGAATACTTTCGATCACATATAAACAAGGTTGGGTGTAAAGTGTGCGTGATAATCTTGCTTCGTCATTTTGACAAATTTCACTCACAGACCACCCTAAAATTGCTTCAGCTTCTTCAAATTTTGCCTTAGCAGACGCTATATCTAGTAGATCCATTCCCATGTTTAAGGTTTGTGAACCTTGTCCGGGAAACACCCATGCAGTTTTTGTCATTTGATAATTGATAATTGGTGATTGGTAATTGGTAATTGGTAATTGGTAATTGGTAATTGGTAATTGGTAATTGGTAATTGGTAATTGGTGATTGGGAAAAATGAAATTGATTACCCAGTCACCTGTCACCTGTCACCTGTCACCTGTCACCTATCTTCCCCATTGAAAAATGGCTGCACCCCAGGTTAAACCAGCGCCAAAACCGGAGGTAACTATAATATCATTAGGTTTGATTTTTCCTTGCCTTACTGCTTCATCTAATGCTAGGGGAATGGAAGCGGCGGAGGTGTTCCCATAATGGGCAACGTTACTGATTACTTTATGTTCAGGAATATTTAACCGATCAGCTACAGCGTTAATAATACGCTGATTCGCTTGATGTAATATTAACCAATCTATTTGATCTACGCTGAGATGAGCTTCAAATAAAGCTTTATCTATAACTTCTGGCACTTTCTGAACTGCAAAACGGTATACTTCTTTACCGTTCATGGTGATGGGGTGATAAGTGCCTGTAGGTACGTGAATATCTGGTGTTACTTGTTTTGTAGTGCCTTGATAACCCAGGTTGAGATGGGGATTTTGACTACCATCACTCTTCAGGGAAAATCCTAATAGGCGATCGCTCTTATTTGCTTGCAATACTACCGCCCCAGCACCATCACCAAATAATACACAAGTGCGCCGAT contains:
- a CDS encoding DUF2795 domain-containing protein, which codes for MAVSAIDISRSLSGIDFPANKEDLVNHARQKNASQEVIDVLRQMPEREYENMADVEHEFGQVR
- a CDS encoding beta-ketoacyl-ACP synthase III — its product is MQNLFNQGIAIIGSGSAVPAASLDNQTLTQLVETSDEWITTRTGISQRQLALPPESLTTLATDASKQAIAAAGIKAEDIDLILLATSTPDDLFGNACRIQAELGAVKAVAFDLTAACSGFVFGLVTAAQYIRTGVYQNVLLIGGDILSRWVDWQDRRTCVLFGDGAGAVVLQANKSDRLLGFSLKSDGSQNPHLNLGYQGTTKQVTPDIHVPTGTYHPITMNGKEVYRFAVQKVPEVIDKALFEAHLSVDQIDWLILHQANQRIINAVADRLNIPEHKVISNVAHYGNTSAASIPLALDEAVRQGKIKPNDIIVTSGFGAGLTWGAAIFQWGR
- a CDS encoding AAA family ATPase; protein product: MLKIVVNATKGGVGKTTVATNIALLLAQQNYRVWALDLAGRSRMGKFLESTGHFANDKNKIDIRETEPLPDSFPGANNYDFLVADTDDYYEVPVTVVTKPGWRLIVPVVPQYDPIGLEDIVKETASLLNFGLLVDIVPKARIIVNNRFPANDDYEQLHQNVSKLLQNSGIEEFLSSHWLPFVNLSPLDFTSDEIFSQSLRSVLAELDM
- the fabD gene encoding ACP S-malonyltransferase — protein: MTKTAWVFPGQGSQTLNMGMDLLDIASAKAKFEEAEAILGWSVSEICQNDEARLSRTLYTQPCLYVIESILADLLREKGEKPDLVAGHSLGEYIALYVAGVFDWCTGLQLVKRRAEIMDNTAGGMMAALLNFDREQLEKLIAETPDVVLANDNSPAQVVISGTPEALQTVMSNVKAKRALPLKVSGAFHSHLMQAASQEFQEILDSIVFQTAEVPVSSNVDPVPTTDAEILKQRLTQQMTGSVRWREIALQLPEFGITKVVEIGPGNVLTGLIKRTVDGVELKNIRNTGELPS